The sequence below is a genomic window from Gemmatimonadota bacterium.
GCGGTTACCTGCGTCCAATGATAAGCCAAATCAGGCGCCCGGGATCGCGTCCAGGTCTTTACTGCATTGCTCGAGCACGCCCATCAGGCTGAAATCGCCGCCCCAGGGCACGAGACTCGCCCCGAGGCCGCGGTAGTGGGCGACAAGTTCGGGGCTGCCCGCCGTGATGCCCCAGGCCTTGCCGTGACGCTCGGCCGCGTCCGACACTCGGGAAATGGCATCGTCCAGCGTCCAGTTGACGTTGGGATCGGTCTCCAGGCGGTGCGTCAGGTCGGCGGGACCGATGAAAACCACGTCGATGCCTTCCACGGCCGCGATGGCGTCCACGTTGCGCAGGCCCTCCACGGTCTCGATCTGGCCGACGATGAAGGTCTCCCGGTTGGCGTCCTCGAAATAAGTCGAACCCTCTTTCCACACCTCGATCCCGAAATCGCCGTCGAGGCCAGCGCCGTCGATGCCCCGGTTGCCCAGGGGCGGGAACTTCGTACAATCGACGACTTGGCGCGCGACGTCCGCCGTGGACATGAACGGGATCATGAAGCCCGTGGCGCCGTCTTCCAGGTAACGGTACAGGCGGGTCCTTTCCAGGGTGGGCGGACGCACCATGCAGTCGATGTCGTGCTGCTTGCACATGGCCAGGATGGACTGGACCTCCCGGGCATCCATGGCGCGGTGTTCCAGGTCGAACCAGAGGCCGTCGTATTTGAATTGGGCGGCATAGCGTATGTAGAACGGCAGATAATGGCCGAGACCGGCCATCCGGACGAAGCCGGAGGAGCTAAGCTTGGACAGGACCTTGCTCTTGCGCATGCCGGATCCTTTCGGGGGAACATCAGGAAATGGAGACAGGGTGGAAAAGCGACATTCAGGCAGTGGATCAGTGCGGAGATTATCCACGCCCCGATGTGCGGTGTCAAGGCCTAATGGCGCTGGAATCCTCACCTGCGCCATCCCGTATGATGAATCGCGGTGGCCCCTGTGCGGCCTGTAGGCCTCTATTGGATTTTATTGTAGACTGCCGAACATTTATGTATCATGGACTAAATTCCACACGTTGGATGGCACGGGTACCTGAGGC
It includes:
- a CDS encoding aldolase/citrate lyase family protein, which produces MRKSKVLSKLSSSGFVRMAGLGHYLPFYIRYAAQFKYDGLWFDLEHRAMDAREVQSILAMCKQHDIDCMVRPPTLERTRLYRYLEDGATGFMIPFMSTADVARQVVDCTKFPPLGNRGIDGAGLDGDFGIEVWKEGSTYFEDANRETFIVGQIETVEGLRNVDAIAAVEGIDVVFIGPADLTHRLETDPNVNWTLDDAISRVSDAAERHGKAWGITAGSPELVAHYRGLGASLVPWGGDFSLMGVLEQCSKDLDAIPGA